A single window of Anopheles moucheti chromosome 2, idAnoMoucSN_F20_07, whole genome shotgun sequence DNA harbors:
- the LOC128309755 gene encoding NAD kinase-like: protein MAYLSDVDLATLHKSRLEERVQYRLSAMWTHGAEQSREQSRPVPSSDASSPAMFGDRERTNVRATRASTGRNTVDGTMPRLETHPRTSDIVNNNVVERTAKESSVSATGTSHKKGSLEQKLTAMERPLQQQQLLQQQQQQYNFNGHVIRPRIRSSNSMSSSSSTASNYHHQHHGSSSSSGGGGKHVEWSDDDHLHDDGYFSSDTRRRRSGTWPRTRSLNAPSPFQQFGPCGRIMKNSAMVMQIQDPASQRLTWYKPPLAVLVIKKVRDSKVLQPFVQLVEWLIHEKHMVVWVEAAILDDAPLTGDKRFTKLQDKLITFKDGRDDLTDKIDFIICLGGDGTLLYASLLFQKSVPPVMAFHLGSLGFLTPFQFDNFQEQVTNVLEGHAALTLRSRLRCIIVRKDKTEQEISTFKSSQDPSTNILVLNEVVIDRGLSSYLSNIDLFLDGKHITSVQGDGLIVSTPTGSTAYSAAAGASMIHPSVPAILVTPICPHSLSFRPIVLPAGVELKIAISPDSRNSSWVSFDGRNRQELLHGDSLHVTTSIYPVPSICAQDQIADWFDSLAECLHWNVRKRQKCLDELSDLTGSGTEDSAIDDIVRGMENLEN from the exons ATGGCCTACCTTTCCGATGTGGATCTCGCAACGTTACACAAGTCACGCCTCGAAGAGCGCGTACAATATCGGCTCTCGGCAATGTGGACGCACGGTGCGGAACAGAGTCGGGAACAATCGCGACCAGTGCCGTCATCAGACGCGTCGTCACCGGCAATGTTTGGTGATCGAGAACGGACAAACGTCCGAGCCACCAGGGCGTCTACAGGCCGCAACACCGTGGACGGTACGATGCCACGTCTCGAAACGCACCCAAGAACTAGTGATATAGTGAACAATAACGTGGTGGAACGTACTGCGAAAGAATCCAGCGTTTCGGCTACTGGCACCTCGCATAAGAAGGGTTCTTTGGAGCAGAAGCTAACTGCAATGGAACGACCGCTCCAGCAACAACAGttactgcagcagcagcagcagcagtacaacTTTAACGGTCATGTGATACGCCCTAGGATTAGAAGTAGTAACAGCATGTCCAGCAGCAGTTCGACAGCATCCAactatcatcatcagcatcatggcagcagcagcagcagtggaggaGGAGGCAAACACGTCGAGTGGAGTGATGACGATCACCTGCACGACGATGGCTACTTCTCGTCCGACACTCGCCGAAGAAGGTCCGGTACATGGCC GCGAACACGAAGTTTGAATGCACCGTCACCGTTTCAACAATTTGGACCATGCGGTCGGATTATGAAAAACTCGGCGATGGTGAT GCAAATTCAGGATCCGGCTAGCCAGCGGTTAACATGGTACAAACCACCACTGGCGGTGCTGGTCATTAAGAAGGTTCGTGACTCGAAGGTGCTACAACCGTTCGTCCAGCTGGTGGAGTGGCTAATCCACGAGAAGCATATGGTCGTGTGGGTGGAGGCCGCCATACTGGACGATGCGCCGCTGACCGGTGACAAGCGCTTCACCAAGCTGCAGGACAAGCTGATCACGTTCAAGGACGGGCGCGATGATCTGACCGATAAGATCGATTTCATCATCTGTCTCGGGGGCGACGGAACGCTACTGTACGCGTCGCTCCTGTTCCAGAAGTCCGTCCCGCCCGTAATGGCATTCCATCTGGGGTCGCTTGGTTTTCTCACACCGTTCCAGTTCGACAACTTCCAGGAGCAGGTGACGAACGTGCTCGAGGGCCATGCGGCACTGACGTTGCGCAGCCGGCTGCGGTGTATTATCGTGCGCAAGGACAAAACGGAGCAGGAGATCTCCACCTTCAAATCGTCTCAGGATCCGTCGACTAACATACTG GTGCTAAATGAAGTTGTCATCGATCGGGGACTGTCGTCCTACCTGAGCAACATCGATCTGTTTCTGGACGGCAAGCACATCACATCGGTACAGGGTGACGGATTGATCGTGTCGACACCGACCGGCAGTACGGCCTATTCGGCTGCCGCTGGTGCCTCGATGATACATCCATCAGTGCCCGCCATTCTCGTCACACCGATATGTCCTCATTCCCTCAGCTTCCGACCCATCGTACTGCCAGCAGGAGTGGAACTGAAG ATTGCAATATCGCCGGACAGTAGAAACAGTTCTTGGGTGTCGTTCGATGGTCGGAATCGCCAGGAGCTACTGCACGGTGACAG TCTTCATGTCACAACCTCCATTTACCCGGTGCCAAGTATATGCGCGCAGGACCAGATCGCCGATTGGTTTGATTCGTTGGCCGAATGTCTACACTGGAATGTGCGCAAGCGACAGAAGTGTCTGGACGAGCTGTCCGATCTGACCGGTTCCGGCACGGAAGACAGCGCCATCGACGATATCGTGCGCGGTATGGAGAACCTCGAGAATTGA